The nucleotide window TCCAATGAAAGAACTCTTCACAAATCATTTGAGTCCGAAGCTTTGAGTCCTGCCACGAGACACAACAGACATCCATGTATCTCGCCCATTATCCAACAGTTGCTCTCTCCGCAGATTCCCTTGAGCGAAACTtcatataaaagaaaaatccACAGTCGACCGCACACAGCAAGATGTCATCTCATCGTTATTATGCTACCAAGTTCAATCCTCCAATATCCAATGAAAAGCGAACTGCCCTTTACACAACGCACATGCCGTTATTTCGTCAGGGTCACCTCCATTGCCGCTCCATCTAGCCGCTTAAGCTTAGTCTTGATAGGtacaatctcatcatcaaaccaGCCAGCGTCCTGCGCCGCTTCAGCCTTGTCGAAGCTCTCTGCAGCGAAACATTCCCTCTCTTCGCGAGAAATGCCAAAATCAGTATTCACATTCTCACTCGTCCACCCCATAGGCCGCGTGCAGTCAAATGCTTCTTGGCTCAGAGAAGTGACAGCCTCATCAAAGGGCTCTTCTATTTTCTCACTGCTAGTCGTCATACTCTCGGCCCCTAAAGCGATGCCGATGGTAATCGACCCCTCAAAAATTGCTTTGGATATGTCACTGATAGCTTCAAGACCCGAGGAACAGAAACGGTTCACGGAAGAGGCGGTAGTTGTGCTGGGAAAGCCGGCAGCAAGGGCAGCTGATCGGACCTTAAAAGCCGCTTTGCTGTCAGAGACCTAAGTAGGATCGTAAGTCAGGATGATGATCGCGCAGGTGCTGATCTGGGTAGGACCGACATTTCCCAGGCGTATATCACCGACTAGTGCAAGCTGGAGCTTCGATCTCTCCCTGACCTCTTTGAGAACGGCGTACGTGATGTACTCGAGACTTGTGTCCTTCAAGCCACCCTTCTTTGCTTTAGTCAGGGGTGTCCGTGTAGCTAGGGTGATGACAATGTCGTCAGGATGCTTGAATTGGCTAGGAAGACAGTTCAATCAACTTGTCAGATTTGTGTTCCTCAAATCGCAAATACTAGATAAGTTGCCGACCCACATCGCATTCAAGGCTCTGTTAGGTCTCAGCAGATGCTGTGCAATCGATTCAACTCGCTCGAGAGCCATGGCAATAACGGCGATAACGGCGATAACGGCAGTGCGAAGGGCGCAAGCGGCAGTCTCAAAGGCGTCGAGAAACAAGATCGGCTGATTATGGATAAAAAGTCTAATTCAAGCAATCACGTCTCACGATGGCGCATCCAAATTATAAACGCATGATCAATCAGGCTCGTTCCGAGGTATACGAAGCATAGCGAGGGGAATTGGATCGGTAGACTCTGCCAAAGCGTCACGATCCGAGCTATAACTCCATGATGCCACAGAAATTCCGCGGGCCGTGGCAGATATGGGTTCCTACTGGCCTAAGcttaaggttttaaaagaggctttagctCTTAAGGTACAAAGGtaaaagatattagtaaatatatataagtaaaatactatttacttttactattacttaaaatctTACTTttgattataaaattaaatgctttaataactaatttttaaaactattaatactaaattatagcgtattatatatataagggtaTTTAGAAGGGTATGCCGGATTAATTTAAGAATAGACCTTAGTGTTATGGGACAGGCACTAAGGCCAGGACTGACTTTTTCCCTGAAGTCTAGACCTTGGCGGGAGAGCCGATATAATTCGTAATCATGGGGCAGATACCATTTCGTGTACGTGTCAAGCCGTTCAACTAGGTAAGGGGGCAAGCCCAACTTCTTGTGAATCTAGCCTCGGCCCCAGAGACCCGTAAGAGGCGGAGATGAGTTTTGGCATGAAGCGGAGTTGACGCAACACGGTGGTTTGACGAAGCTCGCTCCGCATTCATGCAGGTTGGACCCGTGAAGTGTATCGGAACTGTTCGCCTTGACGGCTGCATGTCCGCCGGTGTTAACGGACTCACCGGGCCTAGCTAACAGCTTGCTAACTTAGCCTCGACCGGACCAACCTGTTTTCTCTCGGCTGTATACTGGCACGCAATCACTGCACTGGGTGCAGTGGCGTGTTCCGTGTTGTACTCTACTGAGTAGCCTGCCCGCTCTATCAAGGTCAACCCCATCCATCAGTATAAAGACCAACCTCCATTTCCTTCGGCTGCGATGAAAGGCGATGAAGCCATAAAATTTCATACCCCTCATCATTTCCATACGGCTCTCTCTACAAACCTGTATCCATCTAAACCAAGATGGCGCCCCCAAACAAACTCCCGACTCGCAAGCTGGCAAACAATGGCCCTGAAATCAGCGCTGTCGGCTTCGGCATGATGGGCTTGAGCATCGCATACGGTGCAGCGGGGTACGTGGGCCTCGAGCATCGAAAAACAACCATTGCAATCGCCTACTGACTTACTATCAGTTCCGACGAAGAGCGCTTCCGCGTCCTTGATCGCGCCTGGGAGCTCGGTTGTACGAATTGGGACACTTCAGACTTCTACGGCGATTGCGAGGACTTGATCGGCAAGTGGTTTAGATTGCACCCGGAGCGCCGGCATGATATCTTCCTAGCCAGCAAGTTCGCCATCAGCGCTACCGCCAAGGAAGACGGCTCGCACGACTTTTTTATCGATTCCTCTCCCGAATCCTGCCGGGCTGCCTGCGAGCTCGCTCTCAAGCGAATGAATGTGGACAGCATCGATCTGTACTATATCCATCGCCTCGACAAGGTCACCCCCATTGAGAAGACGATGGAGGAGTTgagcaagctgaagaagtgaGTTTCTTATTAACCCGACTCTACCGTCCGTCATTAATGGCTGTGCAGCGAAGGAAAGATCAAGTACATTGGCATTTCTGAGTGTTCATCGAGCGCTCTTTGACGCGCCTACGCCGTGCACCCTGTGGCCGCCGTGCAGGTCGAGTACAACCCCTGGGATATAGACATAGAGAATGAATCCGGCACCTGCCTTCTAGCCACAGCCCGGGAACTGGGTGTGACCGTCTTCGTCTACTCACCTCTTGGTCGTGGCATGATGACCGGGAAATACAAGTCAAAGGATGATTTCGAGCCAACCGACGCCCGCCGGTTCTACCCTCGTTACAACGACGAGAATTTCCCTAAGAATCTAAAGTTGGTAGAGAAGTTCCAGGAGATGGCTGCACGTAAGGGTTGCACTTCTGGACAGCTTGCCCTGGCGTGGATCTTGGCGCAGGGGGATGATATCATTCCAATTCCCGGTACAAAGAAAATCAAATACTTGGAGGAAAACGTTGCTGCGATTAATGTGACGCTCAATAAAGAGGAGGAGCAAGATATCAGGAAGATGGTGAACGAGGCAGGAGTCGCTGGTGATAGGTTCGAATGGCTAGCTCCTTATAGCGACTCCGCGCCTTTGTAAACGGCACGCAATCTTCGAGACAGAAGTTTAGGAAAGTCGACAGTTCGGACTTGGCTCCAGCAGATTTGATCCAAtatattcttattatttatccAGAATACCGAATGCCATACTCAAATTATCTAAGAAGAGCATGGCTGGAAGCGTATCAGGAGGCTGCGCTTACCAATATCCTTACGTTTGCCTCCAGCTAAGAACCGGTGTTACGAGTATACTGTTGAAGGGATTGAAAGTGTCCACGTAAAATTCTAGAGGCTCGAGACAGCGCGTTGTCAATGACACGAAAAAGTAGTTCCCTCCCTTGCGATGCCGTGATGCATTACCTTCCCATTAGTAGAGACAACGCTCTTGTATATCTAGCGCCTCACATAATTGACGCCTTCCTTTAAGAACTTCTTTATCGAGTATGGCCATGATCTTCACGTCGGCATAAGGGGACCGACTAGAGTTATCATCAATTGACCCCACAATCAATTGAGCGGATGAATTGTTGTTGATAGGCGAGGGCCACTGTGGAAATTAGTATGCAACAAGAGCTTCCCATACAACCTATAATCACGTTCTCAAAATATGCCCACGTAATCGAAAAGTGTAATTCCCGTCATTTAGGCTCTTTGACATCTGTCCATCCATCTAAGCACGCTATGTTCAGGATTTCCTATGCAGCATAGCCAATCTCTAAAAAGCGTCCCGGCAGGTGGCGCGGCCGATTCCGATCTTACACCAGACCTCCAAGTCTCCCTTGTCTTCGTAGACCCAAGGAGCTGCGTGATTGGCCTTTTGATTCGAGATTATAATCTACAGAATCAGTTCCACCATTTGCCACACGCTCTCTGACTCATACAAGGTGGCCCATAGACCGACTACTTCCGATGACAGAGCATTCATATGGGATGGCATCCTTTCCAGGCTCCCCCTATAGTTCGTTTCTGCCACCAAATTCACCGCAAAGGTGAGCGTGTGTTCTTCTGCAGCGTCTAAAGGAGGACTCGGGTTGGGTACGCTGACCACCTCAAGCCACTTGGCCAATAGTACTGCAGACTCCAATGCACATAGGGCGTATTGGTTAGACCAATAGATTACTTGCGTTCATGCAATGTAATGTATACCCGTGTTCACAGGAATGCTGAGCGCATGGGCGCAGTGCAGCGCTGCACGCGTGAGTTTGTGACTTCGCTGAGCCGGTGGGCTAGCGTTCAACGACTCGGCAATCAATTTCGGACCCCAGGTGTTGAGAGAGCAGACGGGACCCAGGTCCATGTTGATGCGGATATACGCTAGGCGAAGGAGGGCTGTGGTGGTAAATTATAACGGTCCGTTTGGGCTGAGAGGATTCATCGAGGATTCGTCATTGCTCTCCCAGCAGATCGACCAAGCTTTGAGGGCTCTCTCGAACGAGTTCATTCGTTCCAGCGAGAGCTGTTGGTACTGCTGACCAGGTATCGTGGCATTTCGTACAAGCCAGATGCGCTGAATCACAGCGTGTATCAATATGAATCCACCAGGGGAGGAGAAGCCGGCAGAGCAGATGGAATAAGATTCGTCGCCGCGAGCAATGAAGAGTTGTTCGAAGGCGGTTTGAAAGTCCTGCGGCGGAGTGAGACCGTTGGAAACTTCTCTCCAAAGAGTCTCACTTGCAGTTTTCCATTTGTGTTCAGAACAAGGATGATCCGAGTGCAGCTCACCTGAGAGCATCATCAGGGGCAGATCAAATACGATGGTGTGGAtattgaagaagcagaagacgaTTAACTTGGTGCGTTCAAGCGATTCGTACTTGACCCAGTCCTTCCAGTTACTTGAAGAAGACTCTTGCGCATgcttcaactcatcatcgCGAATCAGCGAATCGAGCACGCTGCGGATTGACAGCGCTTCGTATACCGCCGGTTCTTCGCTGAATCACGTCACAATCGCCATCAAAAGGAGCAGCGCTTGGATAACCTCGAGGAGCTCATAACGATTTCTGCCTCCTGTCTTTCGGACCTGCGCGAGGCCATCACGATCGGTCAGTGCAGCAGTTCGTCTTCGATGTAGGTCTTCCAAGGTGATGGCCTTGGCGAGATGAAAAGCTCAACACCGACCTCCAAGTCACGAGAGTAGCGCGCGCCGACGGTTGCAAGGGGTAGTAGTAGCTCTACGCGGACGGTCTCTAACTCTAAAGTAGGAAGATGGGGGAAGGGATAGTGCTCGTGAAAAACATTGAAGTAGGCAGCAATAAAACGCGATAGTGCGTACCATGACGGCAGAATAAAGTCGTTCGGCATGCAGTTGGGGAACAGGGAGATCTGGCCAAGAATACGTTCCCTCTCCTTGGCCGAGACGAACAGACGACCCTTTGGGCCCTGATACTGGGATATGGAATGCTTTTCAGCATGGCTCACCATGGAAACCATGGAGTCCAGAGATAGCGTTGATTTTACGCCAGCACCTCGCAGGCGCATAGTGCGTCGAAACTTGGAGTAGACGACATATTTGTCTATTATGAGGCAGTTAAAATGGTCTTTAAGAAAAGTGCTGATGTCGACTGAAAAGATCGAAATGGTGGTATAGAACTGATCTAAGCTGTATTCCAAGAAATTGAACAGGTGTTGATAGAGCATGATGAGGTATTTGATGCCTCTTTAGGAGTACTAGGACCAAAAATAGAGTGTAATGCAATATGAATGacttttattaaactagATCTCCTCGATGCTGTCCGGATTGTCATGTTCTGGTGGAGCAAGACTTCGATCCACGTTCATAAGAAGGCACCCGCTCGCCTTGTCAACCAATATGTCAAAATGCCGGTAGCTGCCACCAAACCTCGTCCCGACAATTTTCACTGTTTCCATCAGTGTATCAATGACGCCAACATCCATCGTTGAGCCCTGATATTCCAACGGCACCAACGACAGCAGATCCGCCAGCGAGCATCCAACGTCAAAGACCT belongs to Fusarium musae strain F31 chromosome 9, whole genome shotgun sequence and includes:
- a CDS encoding hypothetical protein (EggNog:ENOG41); this translates as MTGKYKSKDDFEPTDARRFYPRYNDENFPKNLKLVEKFQEMAARKGCTSGQLALAWILAQGDDIIPIPGTKKIKYLEENVAAINVTLNKEEEQDIRKMVNEAGVAGDRFEWLAPYSDSAPL
- a CDS encoding hypothetical protein (EggNog:ENOG41), coding for MAPPNKLPTRKLANNGPEISAVGFGMMGLSIAYGAAGSDEERFRVLDRAWELGCTNWDTSDFYGDCEDLIGKWFRLHPERRHDIFLASKFAISATAKEDGSHDFFIDSSPESCRAACELALKRMNVDSIDLYYIHRLDKVTPIEKTMEELSKLKK